The following are encoded in a window of Kitasatospora sp. NBC_01250 genomic DNA:
- a CDS encoding CynX/NimT family MFS transporter → MPDDTAATADAPANTEATTTATTATTQLGAGRGLLFLGVGVVLLALNLRPALVAVSPLTDTIRADSGMSATATSLLTALPLLCFGLLAPLAPRIGRRLGVERALLATMALVGVGTALRLLDSVVALFAGTVVIGAGIAVANVLLPGLIKRDFPGRAGLMTGLYSMSLFAGAALAAGVTVPVQHAAGLSWRTTLACWGALALVAAVVWLPQARRRTAVPAAAAGQGARPVRGLWRSPLAWQVTAFMGLQSLNYYAAAAWLPSLLKDAGLSEGDAGWMLSFSSLLGILGSFVAPVIVGRRLPAGVLAAVGALGCALGFVGLLTAPAGGAYLWMVLLGLGQGVSISLALLFIVQRSPDIRHTAQLSSMAQCFGYILAASGPAVLGALHDASGNWTLPLTVLLLLLVPQVAVGFGASRDRHVAGTPSC, encoded by the coding sequence GTGCCTGACGACACAGCGGCCACGGCCGACGCACCCGCGAACACCGAAGCCACCACCACCGCCACCACCGCCACCACACAGCTGGGGGCGGGGCGGGGCCTGCTCTTCCTGGGCGTCGGCGTGGTCCTGCTCGCGCTCAACCTGCGCCCCGCGCTCGTCGCCGTCTCCCCGCTGACCGACACCATCCGGGCCGACAGCGGCATGTCGGCCACCGCGACCAGCCTGCTGACCGCGCTGCCGCTGCTCTGCTTCGGCCTGCTCGCCCCGCTCGCGCCCAGGATCGGGCGCCGGCTGGGGGTGGAGCGCGCGCTGCTCGCGACCATGGCGCTGGTCGGCGTGGGCACCGCGCTGCGGCTGCTGGACTCCGTCGTCGCGCTGTTCGCCGGCACGGTGGTCATCGGCGCCGGGATCGCGGTGGCCAACGTGCTGCTGCCCGGCCTGATCAAGCGCGACTTCCCGGGCCGGGCGGGCCTGATGACCGGCCTGTACTCCATGTCGCTGTTCGCCGGTGCCGCGCTCGCGGCGGGGGTCACCGTGCCCGTCCAGCACGCCGCCGGACTCTCCTGGCGCACCACGCTGGCCTGCTGGGGCGCACTCGCCCTGGTCGCCGCCGTGGTGTGGCTGCCGCAGGCCCGCCGCCGCACCGCCGTCCCGGCCGCGGCGGCCGGGCAGGGGGCCCGGCCGGTGCGCGGTCTGTGGCGCTCGCCGCTGGCCTGGCAGGTCACCGCGTTCATGGGACTGCAGTCGCTCAACTACTACGCGGCGGCGGCCTGGCTGCCGAGCCTGCTCAAGGACGCGGGCCTGAGCGAGGGCGATGCCGGGTGGATGCTCTCCTTCTCCTCGCTGCTCGGCATCCTGGGGTCGTTCGTGGCCCCCGTCATCGTCGGCAGGCGGCTGCCCGCCGGGGTGCTGGCAGCCGTCGGCGCCCTCGGCTGCGCGCTGGGCTTCGTCGGGCTCCTGACGGCACCGGCCGGCGGCGCCTACCTCTGGATGGTCCTGCTCGGCCTCGGCCAGGGCGTGAGCATCAGCCTCGCGCTGCTGTTCATCGTGCAGCGCTCCCCCGACATCCGGCACACCGCCCAACTGTCCAGCATGGCGCAGTGCTTCGGCTACATCCTGGCGGCCAGCGGGCCGGCCGTGCTGGGTGCGCTGCACGACGCCTCGGGCAACTGGACGCTGCCGCTGACGGTCCTGCTCCTGCTGCTGGTCCCACAGGTCGCGGTCGGCTTCGGCGCGAGCCGGGACCGGCACGTGGCAGGGACGCCTTCCTGCTGA
- a CDS encoding lanthionine synthetase LanC family protein, with product MNPTDPLRAVADLLSSPGAPDRPAAEGDGTPPAAAHSLGAGHSGTALALAVLADREDDAALRRAAHGHLVAAAKSPGAMRSGGLYSGAAAIAFAARTMARRPGEYRTLLDGLAPRVRQAAAGRVADLRADLAAGTGLRSHTFDTVSGAAGLGRLLLALEPDGPVLAELLAALVALTEPTGGALPRWWTAGGPGRPGPDPDHPRGHLNLGLAHGIPGPLALLALARLRGVRVPGQDEAIEALASWLSARRVPGTPGPTAPTAFAATEPDTATDLDTAADRDTARRRLGIGGSWPMTVRVEDEEAGRLPVDLPTRAAWCYGTPGAARALFLAGAARSRADWRTTAVAALADTLHDPSGWNLQGPGLCHGTGGLLRITQRMAQESASAELAAHLPALAATVAEQLDAALGAGDPPGLLEGTAGAALALHAYTRTGPPASDPEEWDAFLLIS from the coding sequence ATGAACCCCACGGATCCGCTGCGCGCAGTCGCCGACCTGCTCAGCAGCCCCGGAGCGCCCGACCGGCCGGCCGCCGAGGGCGACGGCACGCCACCCGCCGCGGCCCACTCGCTCGGGGCCGGCCACAGCGGCACCGCACTCGCGCTGGCCGTGCTGGCCGACCGCGAGGACGACGCCGCGCTGCGCCGTGCCGCGCACGGGCACCTGGTGGCCGCCGCGAAGTCGCCCGGGGCGATGCGAAGCGGCGGGCTCTACTCCGGCGCCGCCGCGATCGCCTTCGCCGCCCGCACCATGGCGCGGCGCCCCGGCGAGTACCGCACCTTGCTGGACGGGCTGGCCCCCCGGGTCCGCCAGGCCGCGGCCGGGCGGGTCGCCGACCTCCGTGCCGACCTGGCCGCCGGTACGGGCCTGCGCTCGCACACCTTCGACACCGTCTCCGGCGCGGCGGGCCTGGGCCGCCTGCTGCTCGCCCTGGAGCCGGACGGGCCGGTGCTGGCCGAGCTGCTCGCCGCGCTGGTCGCCCTCACCGAGCCGACCGGCGGCGCGCTGCCCCGCTGGTGGACTGCCGGCGGACCGGGGCGGCCAGGGCCTGATCCCGACCACCCCCGCGGGCACCTCAACCTGGGCCTGGCGCACGGGATCCCGGGCCCGCTCGCCCTGCTGGCCCTGGCCCGGCTGCGCGGCGTGCGGGTGCCCGGCCAGGACGAGGCGATCGAGGCGCTGGCGAGCTGGCTCAGCGCCCGGCGGGTCCCTGGCACACCTGGCCCGACCGCGCCGACGGCATTCGCCGCCACCGAGCCGGACACCGCCACTGACCTGGACACCGCCGCCGACCGGGACACCGCCAGGAGGCGGCTCGGCATCGGCGGTTCCTGGCCGATGACCGTGCGGGTCGAGGACGAGGAGGCCGGCCGCCTGCCGGTCGACCTGCCGACCCGGGCGGCCTGGTGCTACGGAACCCCCGGCGCGGCGCGCGCACTCTTCCTGGCGGGCGCGGCCCGCAGCCGCGCCGACTGGCGCACCACCGCCGTCGCGGCCCTGGCGGACACGCTGCACGACCCGTCCGGCTGGAACCTCCAGGGCCCCGGGCTCTGCCACGGCACCGGCGGCCTGCTGCGGATCACCCAGCGGATGGCGCAGGAGTCCGCCTCCGCCGAGCTGGCGGCCCACCTCCCCGCGCTCGCCGCCACCGTCGCGGAGCAGCTCGACGCGGCACTCGGCGCCGGCGATCCGCCCGGCCTGCTGGAGGGGACGGCAGGCGCAGCCCTCGCCCTGCACGCCTACACCCGCACCGGGCCGCCCGCGAGCGACCCCGAGGAGTGGGACGCCTTCCTGTTGATCAGCTGA
- a CDS encoding FadR/GntR family transcriptional regulator, with amino-acid sequence MPLRNAARASLVDLVIEQLERLISEGEWPVGSKIPAEPLLVEQLDVGRNTVREAVRALVHTGLLEARQGDGTYVRASSDFGAAVQRRLRRAADLEMYEVRAALERDAARYAAQRRTEDDLRALRAALARRDDAWRAGDVAAFVDADVSFHRAVAAAAHNAVLAELYEHLSDALRSALRAVVDQPLPDPVRHQFDAHAAIVDAIEARDADTAERHALAHLAEAMAALRGTDTDQPIDSTEEHRA; translated from the coding sequence ATGCCACTGCGGAACGCCGCTCGCGCCAGCCTCGTCGATCTGGTGATCGAGCAGTTGGAGCGCCTGATCAGCGAGGGCGAGTGGCCGGTCGGCAGCAAGATCCCGGCCGAGCCGCTGCTGGTCGAACAGCTCGACGTCGGCCGCAACACCGTCCGCGAGGCGGTGCGCGCCCTGGTGCACACCGGTCTGCTCGAAGCCCGCCAGGGGGACGGGACGTACGTCCGCGCCAGCAGTGACTTCGGTGCGGCCGTGCAGCGGCGCCTGCGCCGCGCCGCCGATCTGGAGATGTACGAGGTCCGGGCGGCCCTGGAGCGCGACGCCGCCCGGTACGCCGCCCAGCGCCGCACCGAGGACGACCTGCGGGCGCTGCGGGCGGCGCTGGCGCGGCGCGACGACGCCTGGCGCGCCGGCGACGTGGCCGCCTTCGTGGACGCCGACGTCTCCTTCCACCGCGCGGTGGCCGCCGCCGCGCACAACGCCGTGCTGGCCGAGCTGTACGAGCACCTCAGCGACGCGCTGCGCTCGGCGCTGCGCGCGGTGGTCGACCAGCCGCTGCCCGACCCGGTGCGCCACCAGTTCGACGCCCACGCGGCCATCGTCGACGCCATCGAGGCCCGCGACGCCGACACCGCGGAGCGCCATGCGCTGGCCCACCTGGCCGAGGCCATGGCCGCGCTGCGCGGGACGGACACCGACCAGCCGATCGACTCGACCGAGGAGCACCGTGCCTGA